From a region of the Lactuca sativa cultivar Salinas chromosome 4, Lsat_Salinas_v11, whole genome shotgun sequence genome:
- the LOC128133496 gene encoding protein FAR1-RELATED SEQUENCE 5-like, whose amino-acid sequence MKLWRQQEWENDDYICRGHILNGMSDSLFDIYQNFEYAKELWDSLESKYMVEDASSKKFLDDKVAWWVDSGATSHVCKDLYWFKEFQPIDDGSVVKIGNVATEPIKGIGSFSTSLSASDLIRYFIIWCIMSNSSVIDGDLYSSMSESEEEDVENSFFEGGESSSSVHDAQYFDDIIGEHVYKPDVPDQLIPFKGLIFKSLKLAIKMYSEYAEIGGFDKKKSCDTLGTSGVRRKQNSNSRAIGCQAKIIFESVYGTPDYKVFQFDELHDHPLEKRSDLKKARQMSYSEKDFIVRASTSKIGPTMAHKLRASLRGGYEFVKTKVVDYKNLRRDINRVIAYKDAQMIVNTMNDRRAHYPNYAFEFNCQDDVLDCMFWADEMEKAYYAEFGDVISFDATFRTNKYRMVFVSFTAIDHHKKSLLKAFLKTHGKEPTLVLTDQDATIKQAVENVFRNSKHRLCMWHIMKKLKKKISDDLFTNTDFRKRFSKLVWDINMKPDVFEVKWGLLMKEFNLEDTRWFEDMFTIRDSWIPRYFSDIPMCGLMKTTSRSESMNSFFNTYSESGNLLLNFMMNYDTAIQKQRNTQRELDRASKKASYKMQTPREIELQASKVEIKAEEKEINCSCEHFKCIGVLCRHAFTIMMRCGVKEIPERYILKRWRKDVISRNYRFSSVQSDSGDCENVKLVNDSYYSFESCLDIVTDDKKRLTLFAEKQQMLLKEFESDYISPGLKSKTDGEVVCKLLGVTIPIPEEINIHVPEVQSNKGSGIKKRIPSACEVAYENSKKEHRMCPGCGKRVPHNLRTCLERVGAAKSAKDS is encoded by the exons ATGAAACTTTGGAGGCAACAAGAGtgggaaaatgatgattacatatgTCGTGGTCATATTCTCAATGGTATGTCTGACTCTCTTTTTGATATCTATCAAAATTTCGAATATGCAAAAGAACTATgggattctcttgaatccaagtaTATGGTTGAagatgcttctagcaagaagtttctt GATGATAAAGTTGCATGGTGGGTTGATTCGGGAGCAACAAGTCATGTTTGTAAAGATCTATATTGGTTCAAGGAATTTCAACCAATTGATGATGGATCTGTTGTGAAAATAGGAAATGTTGCAACTGAACCAATCAAGGGCATAGGATCT TTTTCTACTTCTTTATCAGCTTCCGATTTGATCAG ATATTTT ATCATTTGGTGTATTATGTCGAATTCTAGTGTTATTGATGGTGATTTGTATTCTTCTATGAGTGAgagtgaagaagaagatgttgagAACTCATTTTTTGAAG GTGGTGAATCTTCAAGTTCAGTACATGATGCACAATATTTTGATGATATAATTGGAGAACATGTCTATAAGCCAGATGTACCTGATCAACTTATTCCTTTTAAGGGTTTAATCTTCAAATCATTAAAGTTGGCTATCAAAATGTATTCTGAGTATGCTGAAATTGGTGGTTTTGAT AAAAAGAAATCTTGTGACACATTAGGTACAAGTGGTGTTAGAAGGAAACAAAATTCAAATTCAAGAGCTATTGGTTGTCAAGCAAAGATTATATTTGAATCTGTGTATGGAACTCCAGATTATAAAGTTTTTCAGTTTGATGAACTTCACGACCATCCACTTGAGAAGAGAAGCGATTTAAAAAAGGcgagacaaatgtcatattcagaAAAAGATTTTATTGTGCGTGcttccacatcaaaaataggtccaACTATGGCTCATAAGTTGAGGGCAAGTCTGAGAGGTGGGTATGAGTTTGTAAAGACCAAAGTAGTTGACTATAAAAATTTAAGGAGAGATATCAACAGGGTTATTGCTTATAAAGATGCCCAAATGATAGTAAACACAATGAATGACCGTCGAGCTCACTATCCAAATTACGCATTTGAGTTTAATTGTCAAGATGATGTTTTGGACTGTATGTTTTGGGCTGATGAAATGGAGAAGGCATATTATGCTGAATTTGGTGATGTTATCTCGTTTGATGCGACTTTCCGAACAAACAA gTATCGAATGGTTTTTGTTTCGTTTACTGCTATTGACCATCATAAAAAATCG TTACTTAAAGCATTTCTTAAAACTCATGGGAAAGAACCAACACTTGTTTTAACTGATCAAGATGCTACAATAAAACAAGCTGTTGAGAATGTGTTTCGTAATTCAAAGCACCGATTATGTATGTGGCATAtaatgaaaaagttgaaaaaaaag ATATCAGATGATTTATTTACAAACACAGACTTTAGAAAAAGGTTTTCGAAGCTTGTTTGGGACATTAATATGAAACCTGATGTTTTTGAGGTGAAGTGGGGTTTGCTTATGAAGGAATTCAATCTTGAAGACACAAGATGGTTTGAAGACATGTTTACAATACGTGATTCATGGATACCTAGATATTTTAGTGATATTCCAATGTGTGGTTTGATGAAGACTACATCGAGGTCAGAGAGTATGAATTCATTCTTTAATACATATTCAGAAAGTGGGAACTTACTTTTGAATTTCATGATGAATTACGACACTGCCATTCAAAAGCAAAGGAATACTCAACGAGAGCTTGATAGGGCATCAAAGAAAGCATCATATAAAATGCAAACACCTCGAGAAATAGAACTGCAAGCATCAAAG GTTGAAATAAAAGCTGAAGAGAAAGAAATAAATTGTAGTTGTGAACATTTTAAGTGTATAGGTGTTTTATGCAGACATGCTTTTACAATAATGATGAGATGTGGTGTTAAAGAAATTCCTGAAAGGTACATTTTGAAGAGATGGAGAAAGGATGTGATATCAAGAAATTATCGTTTTAGTTCTGTTCAATCCGATTCAGGTGATTGTGAGAATGTAAAGCTAGTCAATGATTCATATTATAGTTTTGAATCATGTTTGGATATTGTAACAGATGACAAAAAGAGATTGACTTTGTTTGCTGAGAAACAACAAATGTTGTTGAAGGAATTTGAGAGTGATTATATTTCTCCTGGATTGAAAAGCAAGACAGATGGTGAAGTCGTATGCAAGCTTTTGGGTGTTACTATTCCTATTCCAGAAGAGATTAATATTCATGTTCCTGAAGTTCAAAGCAATAAAGGTTCTGGAATCAAGAAAAGAATTCCAAGTGCATGTGAAGTAGCATATGAAAATTCTAAAAAAGAACATAGAATGTGTCCAGGATGTGGAAAGCGAGTTCCACACAATTTACGTACTTGTCTAGAAAGAGTTGGAGCTGCTAAATCAGCAAAAGACAGTTAg